The stretch of DNA CATGTCCCGGTCGGCGACGGTCTCGAAACCGAGGACGTCCGTGTAGAAGCGCAGCGCGCGGTCCTGGTCGCCGACGGGGAGGGTGACGAAGGAGGCGTGAGTGATGTTCATGCGAACGAGATTAGGTAGGAGATTCCCTACGTGTCAACCGTAGGGACTCTCCTACCTATCGCTCGTGCGCGTCGCCGGCCCGGTCAGCGGCCGGAGTACGGCAGCAGTGCCATCTCCCGCGCGTTCTTGATCGCCCGCGCCAGCAGCCGCTGCTGCTGGGCCGTGACCCGGGTGACCCGGCGGCTGCGGATCTTGCCGCGGTCGGAGACGAACCTGCGCAGCAGATCGGTGTCCTTGTAGTCGATGTACGAGATCCCGGCCTGCTCCAACGGGTTGGGGCGGTCCTTGGCGGGCTTGCGGTCGCTCTTGCGGGGCATCGGGTCAGACCTCCAGGAGGGTGTCGAAGGCGGACGCCAGGCCCCTCCAGGCCTCGCGCCCGGCGGCGTACTCGGCGTCCGTCAGCAGGCAGGACTCCAGCAGCCGTTCGAGGCCGTCGCGATCGAGGCCGGGGGACGTGAACACGAGGTGCTGGCAGCGGTCGCCGTGCTCCGGGTGCCAGTCCAGCGCGGCGGCGGCCCGGCGCACGGGCGGGACCAGGTCCCAGGCCGCGTCCGGCAGGGCGGCGAGCCACGGGCCCGCGCCCTCCACGCACAGCGCGCCGCCGGCCGCGTCCCAGTGGAGCAGCGTGTCGGGCCGGTCGGCCAGCCAGAACCGGCCCCGGCTGCGCGCGGCGGCGCAGGTCAGGTCCTCCAGGGCCGCGTACAGCCGCTCCGGGTGGAAGGGGCGGTGGCGGCGCCAGACCAGCGTCGAGACGCCGTGCGCGTCCGCCTCGGCGGGCAGCAGCGCGCACGCCGGGTGCTGGGCCGCCGCGGCCGCCTCGACGTCGAATCCGGCGAGGGCGGCGCGGACCAGCTCCGAACGCGGGGCGGCCTCCCGCGCACGTGCCGGGGCAGGAGGGGCGCCCGCCGGGTCACCGTGGCCGATCGGGACCCGGCGGGCCGTCGGGTGCAGTTGTGCCAGCAGTTCGCGGTCCTCGTCGTCGGCCTCCGGGGAGTCGCTGACGGCGAGCACGGGCGCGTACTCCAACTGCCGGGCGAAGGTGTCGGCGACGGTCCGCTGATCGGTGGCGGCCGCGGCGAGCCCGCCGTCGGCCAGATCGTCGCCGTTGCCGAGGTACGGCAGGACGAGGGCCGGGTCGACGGCGGTGACCACGCCGGTGACCGTGAGCCCGCCGGCCACCACCACCTCGGCCATCGCCTTGGGCTCCACGGAGTCCCACAGCTCGACCACCGCGAGCGGGGCGTGCCCGGCGGCGGCGATCCCGCGCAGCTCCGGCACCAGGTCCTCCCGCAGCGCGCAGCACGCGCAGTCGTTGACCAGGGGCATCTCGCCGCGGGACAGCACTCCGGAGGCGTCCCGGACGGTGCGCACGACCGTGCCCGCGGTGGCCGTCGCCAGGTCGTGGTGGAGCGCGACGCTGCCGGGCACCTCGGCGAGGAGCCGCGCGACGGCCGCCTTCCGGGCGTCGGCGTGCAGCCCGCCGACGATCACCACCGACAGGCTCACGCCCCGCCCCGCTTCCCGTACCGGCGCTCGAAGCGCTCCACGCGCCCGGCGGTGTCCAGGACGCGGGCGGTGCCGGTGTAGAAGGGGTGGCTGACGTTCGAGATCTCGACGTCGACGACGGGGTAGGTGTGGCCGTCCTCCCACTCGATCGTCTTCTCGCTGGTCATGGTCGAGCGGGTGAGGAAGGCGTGGTTCGCGGCACGGTCACGGAAGACGACGGGACCGTAGGCCGGGTGGATTCCGTTGCGCACGGCGGACCTCAGCGCTCCTCTCGGAAGTCGGCGTGCCGGCCGGCGACCGGGTCGTACTTGCGCAGGGTCAGCCGGTCCGGGTCGTTACGGCGGTTCTTGCGGGTGACGTAGGTGTAGCCGGTCCCGGCGGTGGACCGGAGTTTGACGACCGGGCGGAGTTCGTTGCGTGCCATGCCGCTATGCTACTGAAAATGAATTCCATTTACATCACCGATCGAGGAGAGGTGCGTCACCCGTGTCCGCCCACTGCATGCTGACCGGCGCCCGGCCCGGCTTCGGCAACCACATCTCGCACTCCCACCGGCGGACCTCCCGCCGCTTCGACCCGAACATCCAGACCAAGCGCTACTGGCTGCCGAGCGAGGGCCGCCACGTGCGGCTGCGGCTGAGCGCGAGGGCGGTCAGAACCGTCGACACGATCGGCGTCGAGGCGGCCGTGGCGCGCATCCGCGCGCGCGGGGTGAAGGTCTGAGGAACCCGAGCCACCCGAGGAACCTGAAGTACCCCGAAGAACCCGAAAGAACCCGGACCGCGAAGAACCCCGGAGAACAGGGAGACGCCATGGCGAAGAAGAGCAAGATCGCGAAGAACGAGAAGCGGCGGCAGATCGTCGAGCGGTACGCCGCCCGCCGGGCCGAGCTGAAGGAGATCATCCGCAGGCCGTCCTCGACGCCGGACGAACGGCTCGCCGCCGAGCGGGAGTTGCGCGGGCAGCCGCGGGACGCGAGCGCCACGCGCGTGCGCAATCGCGACCAGATCGACGGCCGGCCGCGCGGCTACCTGCGCACCTTCGGCCTGTCCCGGGTGAGCCTGCGGGAGCAGGCGCACGCCGGGCATCTGCCCGGAGTCCGGAAGGCCTCCTGGTAAGCGCCCGGTCCTGGTAGCTTGCTGCGGTCGTACCGGCCGCCGGGCGGCCGGCCGGTCAGGGCTTGGGGGCTTTCCGATGACTGCGACGACCAGGGCGGCCGAAGCGGCGGCAACGGGGGCGAGCGCCGCGACGCGGATCGCGGCCGTGACCCTGCTCGGCGCGCTCGCCCTCACCGGGTGCGACAGCGGCGGCCCCGGTGCCACGGACAAGACCTCCGCCACCCCCGACGCGAGCGTGACCACGACCGGCGATGACGGCGGCGGCGCGCACGGTACGGGCGGTCCGACCGCCAACGGGGACGGCGTGGAGGGAAGTTGGCTCGCCACCACCGGCGGCAAGGCCGTGGTCCTGATCGTCACCGGCAAGCGGGCCGCGCTCTTCTCGACCGACCGGACCATCTGCACCGGGACGGCGGTCGAGGAGGGCGCGAGGCATGTGATCCGCCTCGACGCGTGCAAGGCCCGTACGACCGGCATGGTGGACTCCGTCAACAAGACCACGCTCCGCGTTACCTGGGAGGGTGGTCTCGGCTCGGAGACGTACACCCGGTCGACGGGCGGGGCGCTACCGTCGGGCCTGCCGACGGCGAGCCTGGGCTCCTGACGCGCGGGGCCGATCGCGGGGCGGGCAACCGCGCCGCCCGCTCGTGCGTGATGATCCTCGGGCATCATCACGATCCAAGGGACCAGTTCATGCGCGCCATTCCGATTCCGATCACCGTCACCGCCCTCGCCGCGGCCCTCCTGCTCACCGCCTGCGACAGCGGCGGCAGCGGTACCGGCTCCGGGGACAAGAACACCGGCGGCACGGCTTGCCGGATCACCGAGGTCGGGGTTCAGGTCGGTCCGGCCAACGCCGCGCCCGCCGCCGGGGACACGGGCAACGTGCCCGTCACCGTCACCAACCGGGGTGCGCGGTGCACCCTGGAGGGCTTCCCGGGCGCCACCCTGTCCGCCGGCGACGTCACGGCGACCGTCCCGCAGGACAAGTCCGGCAAGCCGGAGAAGCTCACTCTCGCCAAGGACGACACGGCGTCCTTCACTCTCACCTACGTGCGGGGCAAGGAGAACGACGCCAAGAGCCTCGCGGTGACGTCACTGAAGCTCAGCCTGCCCGGAGCGTCCGGCAGCCAGGACTTCCCGTGGTCCTACGGCCCGGTCCAGGGCAGGAAGAACGCGGGCGACCCGGACGCGTCGGTGACGGCCCTCCAGCAGGCCGGCGACTGACCGACGCCGTTCACGCGGGTGGCGCGGCACGTCGGCCGAGCGGCGGGCGGGACCTCACCTGGGCCCGGTCCGCCGCCCGGGCGCCCTCCGTCCACCCCGCCGTGTCGCTCACCCCGCGCAGGCGGGTGGTGGTCGTCTCCGGGAACAAGCGGTCCACCCGGTCGGTGACCGCGACGTCCCGGCTCGCCAGGACGGGCAGCAGGTCCGCGCTCACCTGGGTCCCGGCGGCGGCCGCGAGGCGGGCGCCGACTCGGTGGGCGTAGGCGGCGAGGAAGGACTGCCGGAAGGTCTTGGTCCGCTTGCGCCCGCCCGCTCGCTGGGCGGCCTCCGCCCTGCTCATCGCCGTCGTGGCCTGGACCAGCAGGGAGGCGTAGAGCAGTTCGACCGCCTCCAGGTCGGCCTCGAAGCCGACGACGGTGGAGAACGCGAGGGCCTCGTTCCACACGGCACGGCAGTGGTTCGCGGTGGCCACGGCGTCCAGCAGCACGGCCTTGGCCTGTTCGTACGGCGGCTCGACACCGATCCGGCAGGCGCCGGGGGCGTCGGGCGACGGGGCACGGGCGGCGAGCAGCGCCTCGTCGACACTGTGCCGCGCCATCAGCTCCTGTGCCTTGGCGCTCAGCGCCTCCGCCTCCTCCGGGTACCCGGTCGCCTCCGCCTTGGCGAGCAGCGCCCGGATCCGGGTGAGCATGCGGGACTCGGTCCGGGGCGCGGGCTCGTCCAGAGGTTCGAGCGCGGGGAGCCGCAGCAGCAGGCGGTAGAGCTCCAGGACGGCGCTGGCATGCGAGAAACGGTCGGTGCGGGGCGGTTCCCCGGACGGCAGTGCGTCGAGCTCGGCGGCCCAGCGCGGGCCGCGCGGCCGGTCGTCGGCCGCCTGCGTGCGGACGAGCGCCGCGAGCAGCCGCACATGGACCTCGCCGAGCTCCCGCCGCACGATCCGGGCGACATCGGCGGGCCGCCAGCCTCGCTGCCACGCCGTCGCCACGAACTCCTGCCCGCGCCGGGCGAGTTCGGCGTCCACCCCGGGGTCGGCCGCCAGCAGGGAGGCGCCGGTGTCGAGGGCGTCGTCGGAGGGTGCGTACAGGGCGGCCCGAAAGGCCCGGTCGACGGTGCTGGACGTACTCACCGCTCGATCGTGCCATGAGGCACGCGCGACTCTGTCCACACCCTGTGGACAAACCAGCCGTGGAGTGGCCCTCAGGGTGTCAACTTCGGGTTGACACCCTGAGGGGCGCAACCTACGGTTGACACATGACGAACCCCACCATCAGGTCGAGCGTCCGTCTGGACGACCTCATCTCGGCCATCAAGAAGGTCCACCAGGAACCCCTCGAACAGCTCCAGGACGCCGTGCTCGCCGGCGAGCACCTCGGCGAGGTGGCGGACCACCTCATCGGGCACTTCGTCGACCAGGCCCGCCGTTCCGGTGCCTCCTGGACCGACATCGGCAGGAGCATGGGCGTCACCCGGCAGGCCGCGCAGAAGCGGTTCGTGCCCAAGGAGTCGGCCGACCTGGACCCCAGCCAGGGCTTCAGCCGCTACACGCCCCGCGCCCGCAAGGTGGTCATGACCGCCCACGAGGAGGCCAAGGCCGCCGGGAGCGCCGAGGGAACGCCCGCGCACCTGGTCCTCGGGCTGCTCGCCGAACCCGAGGCCATGGCCGCGCAGGCCATCGAGGCCCAGGGCGTCACCCTGAACGCCGCCCGCGAGGCCGCGACCGCCGCCCTGCCACCCGCGTCCGCCGACGCTCCCGAGCTGGTCCCGTACGGCTCGGCCGCCAAGAAGGCCCTGGAACTCACCTTCCGCGAGGCCCTGCGCCTCGGCCACAACTACATCGGCACCGAGCACATCCTGCTGGCCCTGCTGGAGCTGGAGAACGGCGAGGGCGTCCTCAGCGGGCTCGGCCTGGACAAGGCACGCACCGAGGAGTACGTCGCGGCGGCCTTGGCGGAGCTGGTGAAGGACCGCGCCCGGCAGGACGAGGACCAGGAGCCGCACGACGGCGGACAGGACGGCTGACCACCCTCCCGGGCAGCGGGCCGGAGCCCGTTGTCAGACCCGCCTGCGACACTCGCCGACATGACCGACCGGTGGGCTCTGGCACCGGCCGAGGACGGCGGCGCCGAGGTCGCCCCCCTCGGCCGGGACGGCCTGCCCGCCGGTCCGGTGCACCGTGCCGCCGGCCTCGCGGAGGCGGTCCGCGGCAGACCGGACGTCACACGATGGGTGTGGCGGTCCACCGCCGAGGTCTATCCACGCCTGCTCGCCGCGGGCGTGCGGGTGGAGCGGTGCTACGACATCGAGGACGCCGAGACGCTCCTCCTCGGCCACGAGGGGCGCCACGGCGAGCCCCGCTCGGCCGCCGCCGCCCTGGCCAGGCTGCGCGGCGGCCCCGTACCGCCGGACCCGCCGCACCGGTCCGCCGAACCCGGCGCGCAGTCCTCGCTCTTCGAGCCGCAGGGCGTGGGCCTGCCGCTGGCGGACCTGATCACGGTCTACGCCGAGCAGCAGCGGCGGCACGAGCGAGCCGAGCACCCCGACCGCATGCGCCTGCTGACCGCCGCCGAGTCGGCGGGCACGCTGGTGGCGGCCGAGATGAACCGCGCGGGCCTGCCCTGGAGCGCGGACGTGCACCGCGAGGTGCTGCACGAACTGCTCGGCGAGCGGTACGCGGGCGGCGGCGAGCCCCGCCGACTGGCCGAACTCGCGGACGAGGTGTCCGCCGCCTTCGGCCATCGCGTGCGGCCGGATCTGCCCGCCGACGTGGTCAAGGCCTTCGCCCGGGCCGGGATCAGGGTGAAGTCCACCCGCCGCTGGGAGCTCAGGTCCGTCGACCACCCGGCCGTCGAACCCCTGCTGGAGTACAAGAGGCTGTACCGGATCTGGGTCGCCCACGGCTGGTCCTGGCTCCAGGACTGGGTGCGGGAGGGGCGGTTCAGACCGGAGTTCCTCGCCGGCGGCACGGTCACCGGCCGCTGGGTGACCAACGGCGGGGGCGCGCTGCAGATCCCCAAGGTCATCCGCCGGGCCGTGGTGGCCGACCCCGGCTGGCGGCTGGTCGTGGCCGACGCCGCCCAGATGGAGCCGCGGGTGCTGGCGGCGATCTCCCGCGACCCGGGGCTGATGGAGGTGGCGGGCCGGGACGCCGACCTCTACCAGTCGGTGTCCGACCGGGCCTTCTCCGGCGACCGCGCCCAGGCGAAACTCGCCGTGCTCGGCGCGGTCTACGGGCAGACCTCCGGCGACGGCCTGAAGAACCTGGCCGCCCTCAGACGCCGCTTCCCCAAGGCGGTGGCGTACGTCGACGAGGCCGCGCGGGCGGGCGAGGAGGGCCGGCTCGTACGGACCTGGCTGGGCCGCACGTGTCCCCCGGCCGCCGGGACGACGGAGGACGCGACCGGAGAGGCGGGCCTTCCGCAGGACGACCCGGCCTCCGCGCCACCCGCCGACCAGGGCTGGATGCCGGGGTACGCCTCCACCAACTCGCGTGCCCGAGGCCGGTTCGCCCGCAACTTCGTCGTGCAGGGCAGCGCCGCGGACTGGGCCCTGCTGCTGCTCGCGGCGCTGCGCCGCACCTGCCGGGACATGGCGGCCGAACTGGTCTTCTTCCAGCACGACGAGGTGATCGTGCACTGCCCGAAGGAGGAGGCGGACACGGTCGTCGAGGCGATCCGGCAGGCCGCGGAGGTGGCGGGACGGCTGACATTCGGCGAGACCCCGGTGCGGTTTCCGTTCACGACGGCGGTGGTGAAGTGCTACGCCGACGCGAAGTGAGTGCGGCGGCGGGACGAGCGCCGGGCAGGACGTGAGCCTGGGGCCCGACACGGGATCGAACCCCGTACAGACCCGGCAGACAGCCCGAACACCGTACGGCCCCGGCAAAGCAAACGGCCCGAACACCGTACGGCCCCGGCAGACAGCCCGAACTCCGCAGCGACCCGCCCCCTCCCCGGCACGCACCGGGCCTCGCGCGGCCCCGCCCGTCGTGATCCGGCGGTCAGACGACCGGCGGCCGGCCGAGCCTGGTCAGCCGCCACACGGTCCGCCAGCGCATGGGCCGCCGCTCCCCCGCGGACCCGCGCAGCCCCTCCACGAACCCGCCGAACCAGGCCCGCAGCCCGGCGAGCGAACGGGTCCGCGCCAGGGTGAGCAGCGTCCACACGCCGAGGTGCACCGGGACGAGCGGGAGCGGCAGCCGCCGCCGGACCAGCCAGACCCGGTTGCGGGCAGTGACCCGGTAGTAGATCGCGTGCCGGGCGGGCGAGGTCTTCGGGTGCCGCAGGAGCAGTTCGGGCGCGTAGAGGATCTTCCAGCCGGCGTCGGCGGCACGCCAGGCCAGGTCGGTCTCCTCGTGCGCGAAGAAGAACTCCGCGGGCCAGTCCCCGGTCTGCTCCAGCATCGCCATCCGCAGGGCGTGCCCGCCGCCGAGGAACCCGGTGACGTACCCGCCCCGCATCGGGCCCGACCCGCCGATCCGCGGCACGTGCCGCTGCTGGGTCTCGCCGCACTCGTCGGCGATGCGGAAGCCGACGATGCCGAGGCGCGGGTCGGCGGCGTACAGATCCCGTACCCGGCGCAGTACGTCGGCGTCGACCAGGAGCCCGTCGTCGTCCAGCTCCACGACCACGTCCACATCCCCGAACTCCCGCAGCCGGGCCAGGGCGACGTTGCGCCCGCCGGGGCAGCCGAGGTTCTCGTCGAGATCGACCGCCGTGACCTCGCCGGGCAGGGACAGCCGGCGGGCGAACTCGGGCAGCCGGCACCCGTTGCCGACGATCACGATGCGCGCGGGCGCGAGATCCTGCTTGGCCACGGACTCCAGCAGGGCGTCGACCTCGGCAGGCCGGTTGCCCATGGTCACCACCGCGACAGCGATCCTCGGCTCCACCACGGCCCTCATCCCATCCGACGACAACGGCGCCCGCACGGCGCCCCTCGTTCACCAGGATGTCGCCCGGGCGGCGCCGGTTGCTCTGACGCCACCTCACTTTGCGGCCTCTTGCCCCCGCCTCACCGCAACCCTCCCGGAACCGGCACGAAACCGCACCCCACGCCGTGAGTCCGTCAGCCGCCCGAGTGATGTCCGCGAAATTCCGCGCGGTCACCCGGTCGGGTACTGTCCGTCGAAAAATGTCCGGGAGAACCGGTTCAGCCGCGTTTGTTCCCCGATCATGCCCGAGTGAGCATGCAACTCCGAAGTGCCGCACGCCGCCGGGCCGTTCCGGCCGCCGTGGGCTCCCTCCTCGCCCTGTCCCTCCTGACCGCCCCGTCCGCCGACGCGCAGCCCGCCGGCACGCGACAGACCGGCGGCGGGCTCCCGTCGCGTGCCGTGCCGCAGTCCAGGCCGATGACGGTCGCGGAGGCCCGTACGGACGCCTACCTGAGATCGCTGCGCTCCCGGCCCATGCGCTTGCGCGGGTTCTTCGTGAGCCTGCCCAAGGGCGGGGACCTGCACAACCACCTCTCCGGCGCGGTGTCCACGGAGTACCTGATCAAACTGGCCGCCGAGGACGGGCTGTGCGTCGAGACCGCGACGCTGACCGCCGTCGCGCCGCCGTGCGGGCCCGGGACCCGCCCCGCGGCGGACGCCCGGACCGACCGCGCCTTCCACGACGCGCTGGTCCGCGCGTGGTCCATGGAGGACTTCCCGCCCGGCGGCAACGGCCACGACCACTTCTTCGACACCTTCGGGAAGTTCGGCGAGGTGACCTGGCGGCACCGGGGCAAGCTGCTCGCCCAGGTCGCCGACCACGTCGCGGGCCAGAACCAGTTCTATCTGGAGACCATGGTCACCCCGGCCTCCGACGGCGCGAAGCAGCTGGCCGCCGAGGTCGGCTGGGACAGCGATCTCGCCGCGCTGCACCGCAAGTTGGTGGCCGGCGGCAAGCTGGACAAGCTGGTCGCCGCAGCCCGCAAGGAGGCCGACGACGGCGACGCCGAGTTCCGCGCGACCGAGCGCTGCGGCACCCGCAAGGCCCGGCCCGGCTGCCGGCTCACCGTCCGCTGGATCTCCCAGGCCTCCCGGGGCAGCGCCCCGGAGCGGGTCTTCACCCAACTCGCCCTGGGCCTGCGGCTGGCCGAGCGCGACCCGCGCTTCGTCGCGGTCAACCTCGTCCAGCCGGAGGACGGAGACGTCGCGCTGCGCGACTACAGCCTCCAGATGCACATGGTCCGCTATCTGCGCGGCCAGTACCCGAAGGCCCATGTCACCCTGCACGCGGGCGAGTTGTGGCCCGGGCTGGTCAAGCCCAAGGACCTGAGGTTCCACATCGAGGAGGCCGTCGACGTCGCCCGCACCGAGCGCGTCGGGCACGGCGTCGACCTCGTCCACGAGGACGGCTGGCGGAGCACGGCCCGCACCATGGCCGCCCGCCAGGTCGCCGTCGAAGTG from Streptomyces sp. 6-11-2 encodes:
- the rpsR gene encoding 30S ribosomal protein S18, which gives rise to MPRKSDRKPAKDRPNPLEQAGISYIDYKDTDLLRRFVSDRGKIRSRRVTRVTAQQQRLLARAIKNAREMALLPYSGR
- a CDS encoding GTP-binding protein; amino-acid sequence: MSLSVVIVGGLHADARKAAVARLLAEVPGSVALHHDLATATAGTVVRTVRDASGVLSRGEMPLVNDCACCALREDLVPELRGIAAAGHAPLAVVELWDSVEPKAMAEVVVAGGLTVTGVVTAVDPALVLPYLGNGDDLADGGLAAAATDQRTVADTFARQLEYAPVLAVSDSPEADDEDRELLAQLHPTARRVPIGHGDPAGAPPAPARAREAAPRSELVRAALAGFDVEAAAAAQHPACALLPAEADAHGVSTLVWRRHRPFHPERLYAALEDLTCAAARSRGRFWLADRPDTLLHWDAAGGALCVEGAGPWLAALPDAAWDLVPPVRRAAAALDWHPEHGDRCQHLVFTSPGLDRDGLERLLESCLLTDAEYAAGREAWRGLASAFDTLLEV
- a CDS encoding type B 50S ribosomal protein L31, which codes for MRNGIHPAYGPVVFRDRAANHAFLTRSTMTSEKTIEWEDGHTYPVVDVEISNVSHPFYTGTARVLDTAGRVERFERRYGKRGGA
- the rpmG gene encoding 50S ribosomal protein L33 gives rise to the protein MARNELRPVVKLRSTAGTGYTYVTRKNRRNDPDRLTLRKYDPVAGRHADFREER
- the rpmB gene encoding 50S ribosomal protein L28 — protein: MSAHCMLTGARPGFGNHISHSHRRTSRRFDPNIQTKRYWLPSEGRHVRLRLSARAVRTVDTIGVEAAVARIRARGVKV
- the rpsN gene encoding 30S ribosomal protein S14; translated protein: MAKKSKIAKNEKRRQIVERYAARRAELKEIIRRPSSTPDERLAAERELRGQPRDASATRVRNRDQIDGRPRGYLRTFGLSRVSLREQAHAGHLPGVRKASW
- a CDS encoding DUF4232 domain-containing protein gives rise to the protein MRAIPIPITVTALAAALLLTACDSGGSGTGSGDKNTGGTACRITEVGVQVGPANAAPAAGDTGNVPVTVTNRGARCTLEGFPGATLSAGDVTATVPQDKSGKPEKLTLAKDDTASFTLTYVRGKENDAKSLAVTSLKLSLPGASGSQDFPWSYGPVQGRKNAGDPDASVTALQQAGD
- a CDS encoding DUF2786 domain-containing protein, coding for MSTSSTVDRAFRAALYAPSDDALDTGASLLAADPGVDAELARRGQEFVATAWQRGWRPADVARIVRRELGEVHVRLLAALVRTQAADDRPRGPRWAAELDALPSGEPPRTDRFSHASAVLELYRLLLRLPALEPLDEPAPRTESRMLTRIRALLAKAEATGYPEEAEALSAKAQELMARHSVDEALLAARAPSPDAPGACRIGVEPPYEQAKAVLLDAVATANHCRAVWNEALAFSTVVGFEADLEAVELLYASLLVQATTAMSRAEAAQRAGGRKRTKTFRQSFLAAYAHRVGARLAAAAGTQVSADLLPVLASRDVAVTDRVDRLFPETTTTRLRGVSDTAGWTEGARAADRAQVRSRPPLGRRAAPPA
- a CDS encoding Clp protease N-terminal domain-containing protein; amino-acid sequence: MTNPTIRSSVRLDDLISAIKKVHQEPLEQLQDAVLAGEHLGEVADHLIGHFVDQARRSGASWTDIGRSMGVTRQAAQKRFVPKESADLDPSQGFSRYTPRARKVVMTAHEEAKAAGSAEGTPAHLVLGLLAEPEAMAAQAIEAQGVTLNAAREAATAALPPASADAPELVPYGSAAKKALELTFREALRLGHNYIGTEHILLALLELENGEGVLSGLGLDKARTEEYVAAALAELVKDRARQDEDQEPHDGGQDG
- a CDS encoding bifunctional 3'-5' exonuclease/DNA polymerase, coding for MTDRWALAPAEDGGAEVAPLGRDGLPAGPVHRAAGLAEAVRGRPDVTRWVWRSTAEVYPRLLAAGVRVERCYDIEDAETLLLGHEGRHGEPRSAAAALARLRGGPVPPDPPHRSAEPGAQSSLFEPQGVGLPLADLITVYAEQQRRHERAEHPDRMRLLTAAESAGTLVAAEMNRAGLPWSADVHREVLHELLGERYAGGGEPRRLAELADEVSAAFGHRVRPDLPADVVKAFARAGIRVKSTRRWELRSVDHPAVEPLLEYKRLYRIWVAHGWSWLQDWVREGRFRPEFLAGGTVTGRWVTNGGGALQIPKVIRRAVVADPGWRLVVADAAQMEPRVLAAISRDPGLMEVAGRDADLYQSVSDRAFSGDRAQAKLAVLGAVYGQTSGDGLKNLAALRRRFPKAVAYVDEAARAGEEGRLVRTWLGRTCPPAAGTTEDATGEAGLPQDDPASAPPADQGWMPGYASTNSRARGRFARNFVVQGSAADWALLLLAALRRTCRDMAAELVFFQHDEVIVHCPKEEADTVVEAIRQAAEVAGRLTFGETPVRFPFTTAVVKCYADAK
- a CDS encoding glycosyltransferase family 2 protein, with amino-acid sequence MVEPRIAVAVVTMGNRPAEVDALLESVAKQDLAPARIVIVGNGCRLPEFARRLSLPGEVTAVDLDENLGCPGGRNVALARLREFGDVDVVVELDDDGLLVDADVLRRVRDLYAADPRLGIVGFRIADECGETQQRHVPRIGGSGPMRGGYVTGFLGGGHALRMAMLEQTGDWPAEFFFAHEETDLAWRAADAGWKILYAPELLLRHPKTSPARHAIYYRVTARNRVWLVRRRLPLPLVPVHLGVWTLLTLARTRSLAGLRAWFGGFVEGLRGSAGERRPMRWRTVWRLTRLGRPPVV
- a CDS encoding adenosine deaminase, whose translation is MQLRSAARRRAVPAAVGSLLALSLLTAPSADAQPAGTRQTGGGLPSRAVPQSRPMTVAEARTDAYLRSLRSRPMRLRGFFVSLPKGGDLHNHLSGAVSTEYLIKLAAEDGLCVETATLTAVAPPCGPGTRPAADARTDRAFHDALVRAWSMEDFPPGGNGHDHFFDTFGKFGEVTWRHRGKLLAQVADHVAGQNQFYLETMVTPASDGAKQLAAEVGWDSDLAALHRKLVAGGKLDKLVAAARKEADDGDAEFRATERCGTRKARPGCRLTVRWISQASRGSAPERVFTQLALGLRLAERDPRFVAVNLVQPEDGDVALRDYSLQMHMVRYLRGQYPKAHVTLHAGELWPGLVKPKDLRFHIEEAVDVARTERVGHGVDLVHEDGWRSTARTMAARQVAVEVPFTSNAQILGVKGADHPFTTYRRYGVPIVLATDDPGVSRIDISHEYQYAATTYGLSYAELKDLARASLQYAFLPGASLWQGNPTTTGYRVVPACRGERPGLPVRTRACQLLLSRSPKAELEWRQEAAFAAFERTHARAMR